ACCTCCCGCTCATGGAAGACGTGACGGAGGCGTGCGCGTGGCCGGTGTTCGCCTCGGGCGGCGTGACCAGCCTGGAAGACATGCGGGCGCTCGAGCACCGCGGCCTGGCCGGCGCGGTGCTGGGCATGGCACTGTACACAGGCGCGATCGACTCGCGCCGTCTCGCTGAGGAGTTTGGCGCATGACCGTCGTGGTACGGGAATCGAAGGAAACGCAGATCCGCATTGCCCTCAACGAGCCGTCGGTGACGCTGCCGACGATCGAAACGACCGAGCCGTTCCTCGACCACATGCTGGTGGCGCTGTCGAAGTATGCGGGGGTGTCGTTCGACATCCGCGCCAAGGGCGACCTGCGGCATCATCTCATCGAGGATGTGGCGATTGCTCTCGGCGCCGCGTTCGCCGCGCACACCCCGGCCAACTGTGCGCGCTACGGCGAGCGCACCGTGCCCATGGACGACGCCCTGGTGCAGGTGGTGATCGACATGGGTGGTCGCCCGTACTACCGCGGCCCGCTCCCCAGCGGCATCTACGACCACTTCATGCGCTCCTTCGCCGACAACGCGAAGGCCACGCTGCACGTGCGCGTACTGCGCGGCACCGACAAGCACCACATCGTGGAAGCGGCGTTCAAGGCGCTGGGCTTCGCGCTGCGCGAGGCGCTCGTGGAGACCGGCGCGGTGTTCAGCACCAAGGGCTCCGTGAAGCTCGAGATCACCGGACAGGCTTGAGATGCTCACCCGTCGTGTGATCGTCTGCCTGGACGTGAAGGGCGGACGTGTGGTGAAGGGGGTGAACTTCGTGGGGCTGCGTGACGTGGGCGATCCGGTGGCGCTGTCGGGGCGGTACGAGCTCGAAGGCGCCGACGAGATCACCTTCCTCGACATCTCGGCCAGTGCCGAGGAGCGCGCGACCCTGCTGGATGTGGCGCGTCGTACCGCGGAGCGTCTGTTCATTCCACTCACCATTGGTGGTGGGGTGCGTACCGCGGACGATGTGGCGCGCGCCCTGCGCGCCGGCGCCGACAAGGTGTCGCTCAATTCGGCAGCGGTTTCGAACCCCGAGGTGCTGACGGCTGCCGCCGAGCGGTTCGGCGCGCAGTGCGTGGTGGCGAGCATTGACGCGAAGAAGAACGCCGACGGGGTCTACAAGGTGTGGGTGAAGGGCGGACGCGAGGAAACGCCGCTCGAGGCCGTGGCATGGGCGCAGGAATGTGTCGCGCGTGGCGCAGGAGAGATCCTCCTCACGAGCATCGACCGTGATGGGGCCCGCACGGGGTACGATCTCGAAATTACCCGCGCCGTGGCCGACGCGGTGCATGTGCCCGTCATTGCCTCGGGCGGTGCCGGCACGGCGGCGCACCTGGTGGATGCCGTGCAGCTGGCAGGCGCCGACGCCGTGCTCGTGGCGGGCATCCTGCACGACGGCCTCACCACCGTGCACGCGCTCAAGGCGGTCATGCGCGACGCCGGACTGGTGGTGCGTGACGCCATGGTGACGCCATGAGCGAGCGCTCGCAGTCCCTGCTGCAGGCGGCCACCGAAGTGGCCGAGTATGCCGCGCGCGTGGCCATGCGCTGGTATGGCGCCGGGGTGGCGGTGGAGACCAAGGCGGACGGCTCGCCGGTCACCATTGCCGATCGTGAGGCCGAGCGCGAGGCACGCGCATGGATCGAGGCCCGCTTTCCGCACGATGGCCTGTTGGGCGAGGAATTCGACGACGTCCGCCCGCACGCCACGCGGCGGTGGATCTTCGATCCGATCGACGGCACCAAGGCCTTCGTGCGCGGCGTGCCCCTGTGGGGGACACTGGTGGCCTGCTGCGAAGGGGAGACCGTGCTGGCGGGTGCGGCCTGCTATCCGGCCGTTGGCGAAACGGTATCGGCTGCCCCTGGTGAAGGGTGCTGGTGGAACGGGGCACGGGCGAGCGTCTCCACCACCGGCACGTTGCGTACCGCCACGGCCCTGATCACCGACAGCCGCTTTCTCGAGCGGCCGCACCGCCGCGATCCCTGGAACGCGCTGGCGGCGGAGGTGGCCGTATGCCGTACGTGGGGCGATTGCTACGGCTACCTGCTCGTGGCCACCGGCCGCGCGGAGATCATGGTGGACGACATCATGAACCCGTGGGACTCGGCGGCGCTGCACCCCATCATCACCGAGGCGGGTGGCCGCTTCAGCGACTGGCGTGGGCAAGACACCGCGTTCGGTGGTGATGTCATTGCGACCAACGCGGCGCTGGCCAACGCGACGCGCCGTTTCCTGCTCGAAACCCCAAATCACTGATGACCACGCGCACGCTCCTCGATCTCGATGCCCTCGACTTCACCAAGGGCCAGGGGCTCGTCACGGTCGTGACGCAAGACGCCGGCACCGGTGTGGTGCTCATGGTGGCCCACGCCGACCGCGAGGCGCTCGAAGAGACGCTGCGTACCGGCGAGATGCACTACCGCTCGCGCAGTCGCGGGTTGTGGCACAAGGGCGGCACCAGCGGCAACGTGCAGCAGGTCGTGTCGCTCACGGCCGACTGCGACCGTGATGCGGTTCTGGCGCGTGTCGTACCGGCCGGGCCTGCCTGTCACGATGGAACCACCTCCTGCTTCCGCGAAACCGCACTCGCCAGCGATGCGCTGTCGACCCTCGACGTCATCATTGCCCAGCGCGCGGCCGCGCCGGCGGCGGACGGCGAGCAGCCCAGCTATACACAGAAACTGCTGGCCGACCGCAACCTGCGGCTCAAGAAGCTCGGGGAAGAAGCGGTGGAGCTGGCCACCGCGTGTGTCGATCTCGACCGCGCGCGCGCCGTCGAGGAGACGGCCGATCTCGTGTATCACGCTCTGGTGGCGCTGCGCGCCGTGGGCGGGACACTCGATGATGTGCGTGCCGTGCTCGCGTCGAGAGCGCGCTGACGAGCACCGGGTGGCAGTGACGCCTCTGGGCACGATCGATGCACACCGCCGTGGTGCACGATGACCCGGAGGATCTGATGCGCACCAACCTGCCTCAGCAGGGCGAGGGACGGCCGGCG
The DNA window shown above is from Gemmatimonas sp. and carries:
- a CDS encoding imidazoleglycerol-phosphate dehydratase; its protein translation is MTVVVRESKETQIRIALNEPSVTLPTIETTEPFLDHMLVALSKYAGVSFDIRAKGDLRHHLIEDVAIALGAAFAAHTPANCARYGERTVPMDDALVQVVIDMGGRPYYRGPLPSGIYDHFMRSFADNAKATLHVRVLRGTDKHHIVEAAFKALGFALREALVETGAVFSTKGSVKLEITGQA
- the hisF gene encoding imidazole glycerol phosphate synthase subunit HisF, which translates into the protein MLTRRVIVCLDVKGGRVVKGVNFVGLRDVGDPVALSGRYELEGADEITFLDISASAEERATLLDVARRTAERLFIPLTIGGGVRTADDVARALRAGADKVSLNSAAVSNPEVLTAAAERFGAQCVVASIDAKKNADGVYKVWVKGGREETPLEAVAWAQECVARGAGEILLTSIDRDGARTGYDLEITRAVADAVHVPVIASGGAGTAAHLVDAVQLAGADAVLVAGILHDGLTTVHALKAVMRDAGLVVRDAMVTP
- a CDS encoding inositol monophosphatase family protein, which translates into the protein MSERSQSLLQAATEVAEYAARVAMRWYGAGVAVETKADGSPVTIADREAEREARAWIEARFPHDGLLGEEFDDVRPHATRRWIFDPIDGTKAFVRGVPLWGTLVACCEGETVLAGAACYPAVGETVSAAPGEGCWWNGARASVSTTGTLRTATALITDSRFLERPHRRDPWNALAAEVAVCRTWGDCYGYLLVATGRAEIMVDDIMNPWDSAALHPIITEAGGRFSDWRGQDTAFGGDVIATNAALANATRRFLLETPNH
- the hisIE gene encoding bifunctional phosphoribosyl-AMP cyclohydrolase/phosphoribosyl-ATP diphosphatase HisIE → MTTRTLLDLDALDFTKGQGLVTVVTQDAGTGVVLMVAHADREALEETLRTGEMHYRSRSRGLWHKGGTSGNVQQVVSLTADCDRDAVLARVVPAGPACHDGTTSCFRETALASDALSTLDVIIAQRAAAPAADGEQPSYTQKLLADRNLRLKKLGEEAVELATACVDLDRARAVEETADLVYHALVALRAVGGTLDDVRAVLASRAR